The Maylandia zebra isolate NMK-2024a linkage group LG7, Mzebra_GT3a, whole genome shotgun sequence genome contains a region encoding:
- the LOC143419752 gene encoding histone-lysine N-methyltransferase Set8-like, whose protein sequence is MAATRPRRAKINPIQDARYYCSLGEDKAGFDVRYIDSFKGRGVFSCRSFQKGDFLFEYRGQIITKEEQENRMKLYHDALKVFIFDFKFNGKQLCVDATREDGSLGRLVNDDNVNPNSKMTVTRVDGRPHLCLFAIKDIGPGEEITYNYGDSNWPWRSKKSNMVASQAVDEIAASSSPNDATKKSNMVPSQAVDENAASSSPNDATKKSNMVASQAVDENAASSSPNDATKKSNMVPSQAVDENAASSSPNDATKED, encoded by the exons ATGGCGGCAACAAGGCCACGGAGAGCTAAAATAAATCCCATACAAGATGCTAGGTATTACTGCTCCTTAGGTGAAGACAAGGCAGGATTTGATGTGAGGTATATTGATTCATTTAAAG GTCGCGGTGTGTTCAGCTGTCGGTCATTTCAAAAGGgagattttctttttgagtACAGAGGACAAATCATAACTAAAGAGGAACAAGAAAACCGAATGAAACTTTACCATGATGCACTCAAGGTTTTCATATTTGATTTCAAGTTCAATGGAAAACAGTTATG tgtTGATGCTACCAGAGAGGACGGCTCACTTGGCAGACTTGTAAATGACGATAATGTGAATCCAAACAGTAAAATGACAGTTACCAGAGTGGATGGAAGGCCCCATCTCTGTTTGTTTGCAATCAAAGATATTGGTCCAGGAGAAGAAATCACCTATAACTATGGTGATTCCAACTGGCCATGGAGAAGCAAG AAATCCAACATGGTGGCATCTCAGGCTGTGGATGAGATTGCAGCCAGTTCCTCTCCTAACGACGCAACAAAG AAATCCAACATGGTGCCATCTCAGGCTGTGGATGAGAATGCAGCCAGTTCCTCTCCTAACGACGCAACAAAG AAATCCAACATGGTGGCATCTCAGGCTGTGGATGAGAATGCAGCCAGTTCCTCTCCTAACGACGCAACAAAG AAATCCAACATGGTGCCATCTCAGGCTGTGGATGAGAATGCAGCCAGTTCCTCTCCTAACGACGCAACAAAG GAGGACTGA
- the LOC143419418 gene encoding uncharacterized protein LOC143419418 isoform X2, with translation MVPSQAVDENAASSSPNDATKDCDHDLVPDEMSSLEKCFACGGPFSPLKWSGVRCEVCYQSWHKRCYVSHKVNLTEPLPEVFSEDSSSEGASSEEEYVPDSIADSDSSWDNKSEPLNISCKQVQNSEISSSQSACKTKRPRLESFLERVGQRISEDAESISEDGIGTRQLDVSGVIATAEKSDAEGIVDDSNTTAEDSLKTSSSLRNKTYCYICGKLQTKFTRHLKTHEKSHADVARVLSLPKKSKDRLKMLSKLRNKGNHRHNSEVIASGIGSLKTRRTSKKPYKGKDYIHCIYCEALYLKRDLWRHVRKCSSKPVEANSEGGRKKVLSLACMSESALCQQVSPGVWKILAVMKDDEITSTVRSDFSILQLAQSFFNKHGKDPTKFDYIRQTLRECGRLLLTLRKECSIHTFEDAVRPANFNVVIKAVKKVCGYDEEKNCYSTPSLALKLGHSLQKVCDIIHCRALMAEDSALIKSTQSFKTLYATKWSELISHTALTTLNERHFNKPSTLPFTEDVQRLHRHLEKTTEQALKDLEEHSSPKSYSELCKATMANVILFNRRRGGEISKMTLNGFQERDTSTLHKDVAIGLTKFELYLCQHFSRVELRGKRGRKVAVLLSPDMVNAITRLTEKRQDCGVLAENIFLFARPHCLTPYRGQDCLRIYATECGAENPEHLRSTQLRKHVATLSQILNLKNHELDQVANFLGHDIRVHREYYRLPEATTQLAKISKLLIAMEKGSLKSLQGKTLEEIEIEDNLQLTDSSEESEVGAEREEVGAEREEVGAEREEVGAEREEVGAEREEVGAEREEVGAEREEVGAEREVNEGNLVYPQIDSIDTRMMKKVVKEPPASLENARRVKKHPWSPTEVAAIMKYFGEHIKKGKLATIIECQQCKTAEDPALAGRSIQNIRDFVRNRGVSLKKKENPM, from the exons ATGGTGCCATCTCAGGCTGTGGATGAGAATGCAGCCAGTTCCTCTCCTAACGACGCAACAAAG GACTGCGATCATGATCTAGTCCCTGACGAAATGTCAAgtttagaaaaatgttttgcatgTGGAGGACCTTTTTCGCCTCTGAAATGGAGTGGTGTGAGATGTGAAg TTTGCTACCAGTCCTGGCACAAAAGATGTTATGTTAGCCACAAGGTGAACCTCACTGAACCTCTTCCAGAG GTCTTTAGTGAAGATAGTTCAAGTGAGGGGGCTTCATCAGAAGAGGAATATGTGCCAGATTCTATAGCTGACTCAGACAGCTCATGGGACAACAAATCAGAGCCTTTAAATATAAGTTGCAAACAAGTACAGAACTCTGAGATCTCCAGCAGTCAATCTGCTTGCAAAACGAAAAGACCTCGCCTAGAAAGTTTTTTAGAGAGAGTAGGACAAAGAATTTCAGAAGATGCCGAATCAATATCTGAAGATGGAATTGGCACAAGACAGCTCGACGTATCAGGGGTTATTGCCACAGCAGAAAAGTCTGATGCTGAAGGCATTGTTGATGACTCTAATACTACGGCTGAAGATTCCTTAAAAACATCCTCctcactaagaaacaaaacatactgCTACATTTGTGGAAAACTACAGACAAAGTTTACACGTCATTTAAAAACTCATGAGAAATCACATGCAGATGTTGCTCGAGTTTTAAGTCTTCCCAAGAAGTCCAAAGACCGTTTGAAAATGCTTTCTAAGCTGCGAAACAAAGGAAACCACAGACATAACTCGGAGGTCATCGCAAGTGGGATTGGATCATTAAAAACCAGACGCACATCAAAAAAACCCTACAAAGGAAAAGACTATATTCACTGCATTTATTGCGAGGCATTATATCTTAAAAGAGATCTTTGGAGACATGTTCGTAAATGTTCTTCAAAACCAGTGGAGGCCAATTCAGAGGGGGGACGAAAAAAGGTCTTGTCCCTGGCCTGTATGAGTGAGTCAGCTCTGTGTCAGCAAGTTTCCCCCGGTGTTTGGAAGATATTAGCTGTCATGAAAGATGATGAAATAACTTCTACTGTGCGAAGTGACTTCTCTATTCTTCAGCTTGCTCAATCATTCTTTAACAAACATGGGAAAGATCCCACCAAATTTGACTACATTCGCCAGACACTCCGAGAATGTGGAAGACTTCTGCTCACACTTCGGAAAGAATGCTCAATACACACTTTTGAGGATGCTGTAAGACCTGCAAATTTCAATGTGGTTATCAAAGCTGTTAAGAAGGTGTGTGGGTATGATGAAGAAAAGAACTGCTACTCGACTCCAAGCCTTGCTTTAAAGTTGGGACACTCACTGCAGAAAGTCTGTGATATTATACATTGCAGAGCACTGATGGCAGAAGACAGTGCACTGATAAAGTCAACCCAGAGTTTCAAAACCCTTTATGCTACAAAGTGGTCAGAACTCATCTCCCATACTGCATTAACCACACTAAACGAGCGGCACTTCAACAAGCCTTCCACACTTCCTTTCACAGAAGATGTTCAGCGTCTTCATAGACATCTGGAGAAGACTACAGAACAAGCACTGAAGGACTTGGAAGAGCATAGTTCACCAAAATCATACAGTGAACTTTGTAAAGCTACCATGGCAAATGTAATACTATTTAACAGGAGAAGAGGGGGAGAAATTTCAAAGATGACACTGAATGGCTTCCAGGAGAGAGACACTAGTACCCTGCACAAGGATGTTGCAATTGGACTGACAAAATTTGAACTTTACCTTTGTCAACACTTCAGTCGTGTAGAATTGAGGGGTAAACGAGGACGCAAGGTTGCAGTGCTACTTTCACCAGACATGGTGAATGCCATAACACGGCTGACAGAGAAAAGACAAGACTGTGGTGTTCTGGCAGAAAACATATTCCTGTTTGCCAGACCTCATTGTCTGACTCCCTACAGAGGACAGGACTGTTTGAGGATTTATGCGACTGAATGTGGGGCTGAAAACCCTGAACACCTACGTTCAACGCAGTTGCGCAAACATGTCGCAACTTTGTCTCAGATCTTAAACCTCAAGAATCACGAGTTAGACCAAGTTGCCAACTTCCTAGGTCATGATATTCGTGTTCATCGCGAATATTATAGACTTCCAGAGGCTACTACCCAGCTTGCCAAAATATCCAAACTACTGATTGCCATGGAGAAAGGGTCTCTCAAAAGCCTTCAAGGCAAAACACTTGAAGAGATTGAAATCGAAG ataaCCTACAGTTGACAGATTCAAGTGAAGAAAGTGAGGTCGGAGCGGAGCGTGAGGAGGTCGGAGCGGAGCGTGAGGAGGTCGGAGCGGAGCGTGAGGAGGTCGGAGCGGAGCGTGAGGAGGTCGGAGCGGAGCGTGAGGAGGTCGGAGCGGAGCGTGAGGAGGTCGGAGCGGAGCGTGAGGAGGTCGGAGCGGAGCGTGAGGTCAATGAAGGAAATCTTGTATATCCACAGATTG ATTCTATAGATACTAGAATGATGAAGAAAGTTGTCAAGGAACCTCCAG cTTCTCTGGAAAATGCAAGGAGGGTCAAAAAGCATCCTTGGTCTCCCACGGAGGTTGCTGCGATAATGAAGTATTTTGGCGAACAtatcaaaaaaggaaaactggcCACTATTATCGAATGCCAGCAATGCAAAACTGCAGAAGATCCTGCTCTGGCTGGTCGTTCTATTCAAAACATCAGAGATTTTGTGAGGAATCGGGGCGTGTcgttgaagaaaaaagaaaatcctatGTAG
- the LOC143419418 gene encoding uncharacterized protein LOC143419418 isoform X1, with protein sequence MVPSQAVDENAASSSPNDATKDCDHDLVPDEMSSLEKCFACGGPFSPLKWSGVRCEVCYQSWHKRCYVSHKVNLTEPLPEVFSEDSSSEGASSEEEYVPDSIADSDSSWDNKSEPLNISCKQVQNSEISSSQSACKTKRPRLESFLERVGQRISEDAESISEDGIGTRQLDVSGVIATAEKSDAEGIVDDSNTTAEDSLKTSSSLRNKTYCYICGKLQTKFTRHLKTHEKSHADVARVLSLPKKSKDRLKMLSKLRNKGNHRHNSEVIASGIGSLKTRRTSKKPYKGKDYIHCIYCEALYLKRDLWRHVRKCSSKPVEANSEGGRKKVLSLACMSESALCQQVSPGVWKILAVMKDDEITSTVRSDFSILQLAQSFFNKHGKDPTKFDYIRQTLRECGRLLLTLRKECSIHTFEDAVRPANFNVVIKAVKKVCGYDEEKNCYSTPSLALKLGHSLQKVCDIIHCRALMAEDSALIKSTQSFKTLYATKWSELISHTALTTLNERHFNKPSTLPFTEDVQRLHRHLEKTTEQALKDLEEHSSPKSYSELCKATMANVILFNRRRGGEISKMTLNGFQERDTSTLHKDVAIGLTKFELYLCQHFSRVELRGKRGRKVAVLLSPDMVNAITRLTEKRQDCGVLAENIFLFARPHCLTPYRGQDCLRIYATECGAENPEHLRSTQLRKHVATLSQILNLKNHELDQVANFLGHDIRVHREYYRLPEATTQLAKISKLLIAMEKGSLKSLQGKTLEEIEIEDNLQLTDSSEESEVGAEREEVGAEREEVGAEREEVGAEREEVGAEREEVGAEREEVGAEREEVGAEREVNEGNLVYPQIDSIDTRMMKKVVKEPPAQSKNGAGKVIEPNRILNKEMKPSSKKKTNEQSASLENARRVKKHPWSPTEVAAIMKYFGEHIKKGKLATIIECQQCKTAEDPALAGRSIQNIRDFVRNRGVSLKKKENPM encoded by the exons ATGGTGCCATCTCAGGCTGTGGATGAGAATGCAGCCAGTTCCTCTCCTAACGACGCAACAAAG GACTGCGATCATGATCTAGTCCCTGACGAAATGTCAAgtttagaaaaatgttttgcatgTGGAGGACCTTTTTCGCCTCTGAAATGGAGTGGTGTGAGATGTGAAg TTTGCTACCAGTCCTGGCACAAAAGATGTTATGTTAGCCACAAGGTGAACCTCACTGAACCTCTTCCAGAG GTCTTTAGTGAAGATAGTTCAAGTGAGGGGGCTTCATCAGAAGAGGAATATGTGCCAGATTCTATAGCTGACTCAGACAGCTCATGGGACAACAAATCAGAGCCTTTAAATATAAGTTGCAAACAAGTACAGAACTCTGAGATCTCCAGCAGTCAATCTGCTTGCAAAACGAAAAGACCTCGCCTAGAAAGTTTTTTAGAGAGAGTAGGACAAAGAATTTCAGAAGATGCCGAATCAATATCTGAAGATGGAATTGGCACAAGACAGCTCGACGTATCAGGGGTTATTGCCACAGCAGAAAAGTCTGATGCTGAAGGCATTGTTGATGACTCTAATACTACGGCTGAAGATTCCTTAAAAACATCCTCctcactaagaaacaaaacatactgCTACATTTGTGGAAAACTACAGACAAAGTTTACACGTCATTTAAAAACTCATGAGAAATCACATGCAGATGTTGCTCGAGTTTTAAGTCTTCCCAAGAAGTCCAAAGACCGTTTGAAAATGCTTTCTAAGCTGCGAAACAAAGGAAACCACAGACATAACTCGGAGGTCATCGCAAGTGGGATTGGATCATTAAAAACCAGACGCACATCAAAAAAACCCTACAAAGGAAAAGACTATATTCACTGCATTTATTGCGAGGCATTATATCTTAAAAGAGATCTTTGGAGACATGTTCGTAAATGTTCTTCAAAACCAGTGGAGGCCAATTCAGAGGGGGGACGAAAAAAGGTCTTGTCCCTGGCCTGTATGAGTGAGTCAGCTCTGTGTCAGCAAGTTTCCCCCGGTGTTTGGAAGATATTAGCTGTCATGAAAGATGATGAAATAACTTCTACTGTGCGAAGTGACTTCTCTATTCTTCAGCTTGCTCAATCATTCTTTAACAAACATGGGAAAGATCCCACCAAATTTGACTACATTCGCCAGACACTCCGAGAATGTGGAAGACTTCTGCTCACACTTCGGAAAGAATGCTCAATACACACTTTTGAGGATGCTGTAAGACCTGCAAATTTCAATGTGGTTATCAAAGCTGTTAAGAAGGTGTGTGGGTATGATGAAGAAAAGAACTGCTACTCGACTCCAAGCCTTGCTTTAAAGTTGGGACACTCACTGCAGAAAGTCTGTGATATTATACATTGCAGAGCACTGATGGCAGAAGACAGTGCACTGATAAAGTCAACCCAGAGTTTCAAAACCCTTTATGCTACAAAGTGGTCAGAACTCATCTCCCATACTGCATTAACCACACTAAACGAGCGGCACTTCAACAAGCCTTCCACACTTCCTTTCACAGAAGATGTTCAGCGTCTTCATAGACATCTGGAGAAGACTACAGAACAAGCACTGAAGGACTTGGAAGAGCATAGTTCACCAAAATCATACAGTGAACTTTGTAAAGCTACCATGGCAAATGTAATACTATTTAACAGGAGAAGAGGGGGAGAAATTTCAAAGATGACACTGAATGGCTTCCAGGAGAGAGACACTAGTACCCTGCACAAGGATGTTGCAATTGGACTGACAAAATTTGAACTTTACCTTTGTCAACACTTCAGTCGTGTAGAATTGAGGGGTAAACGAGGACGCAAGGTTGCAGTGCTACTTTCACCAGACATGGTGAATGCCATAACACGGCTGACAGAGAAAAGACAAGACTGTGGTGTTCTGGCAGAAAACATATTCCTGTTTGCCAGACCTCATTGTCTGACTCCCTACAGAGGACAGGACTGTTTGAGGATTTATGCGACTGAATGTGGGGCTGAAAACCCTGAACACCTACGTTCAACGCAGTTGCGCAAACATGTCGCAACTTTGTCTCAGATCTTAAACCTCAAGAATCACGAGTTAGACCAAGTTGCCAACTTCCTAGGTCATGATATTCGTGTTCATCGCGAATATTATAGACTTCCAGAGGCTACTACCCAGCTTGCCAAAATATCCAAACTACTGATTGCCATGGAGAAAGGGTCTCTCAAAAGCCTTCAAGGCAAAACACTTGAAGAGATTGAAATCGAAG ataaCCTACAGTTGACAGATTCAAGTGAAGAAAGTGAGGTCGGAGCGGAGCGTGAGGAGGTCGGAGCGGAGCGTGAGGAGGTCGGAGCGGAGCGTGAGGAGGTCGGAGCGGAGCGTGAGGAGGTCGGAGCGGAGCGTGAGGAGGTCGGAGCGGAGCGTGAGGAGGTCGGAGCGGAGCGTGAGGAGGTCGGAGCGGAGCGTGAGGTCAATGAAGGAAATCTTGTATATCCACAGATTG ATTCTATAGATACTAGAATGATGAAGAAAGTTGTCAAGGAACCTCCAG cacaaaGTAAAAATGGAGCGGGTAAGGTCATTGAACCCAACAGAATACTAAACAAGGAGATGAAGCCAAGCAgtaagaagaaaacaaatgaacaatCTG cTTCTCTGGAAAATGCAAGGAGGGTCAAAAAGCATCCTTGGTCTCCCACGGAGGTTGCTGCGATAATGAAGTATTTTGGCGAACAtatcaaaaaaggaaaactggcCACTATTATCGAATGCCAGCAATGCAAAACTGCAGAAGATCCTGCTCTGGCTGGTCGTTCTATTCAAAACATCAGAGATTTTGTGAGGAATCGGGGCGTGTcgttgaagaaaaaagaaaatcctatGTAG